From the genome of Hymenobacter sp. PAMC 26628, one region includes:
- a CDS encoding CTP synthase: MPERSNPPTPASAAKFIFVTGGVTSSLGKGIISASLAKLLQARGFRVTIQKFDPYINIDPGTLNPYEHGECYVTDDGAETDLDLGHYERFLNTPTSQANNVTTGRIYDTVIRREREGAFLGKTVQVVPHITDEIKRRMLLLGQGGEFDVVITEIGGCIGDIESLPFVEAVRQLRWELPPNDSLVIHLTLLPYLAAAGELKTKPTQHSVRDLREAGLQPDILVCRTEHSIPPEMRRKIALFCNVKINSVIESLDADTIYSVPLMMLKEQLDERVIKRLKLTGGAPQPDLEVWKDFLGRLKNPTEEVTIALVGKYVELPDAYKSINESFVHAGALNECRVKVRSIQSDHLTPENVAENLRGVDAVLVAPGFGERGFEGKIAAVQYVRENGIPFFGICLGMQVAVVEYARHVLGLPDANSTEMDALTPHPVIAMMESQKDITQKGGTMRLGAYACDLRRGSRAAKAYGKTHISERHRHRFEFNGEYLAQFEAAGMQASGTNPETGLVEIIELPQTVHPWFVAGQFHPELKSTVENPHPLFVRFVRAAMQYRKG, translated from the coding sequence ATGCCTGAACGCTCCAACCCCCCAACCCCAGCGTCGGCCGCGAAATTTATTTTCGTCACCGGCGGCGTCACTTCTTCACTCGGCAAAGGAATCATTTCCGCCTCGCTGGCCAAGCTCTTGCAGGCCAGAGGGTTCCGAGTCACCATCCAGAAGTTCGATCCGTACATCAACATCGACCCGGGCACGCTCAACCCCTACGAGCACGGCGAGTGCTACGTGACCGACGACGGCGCCGAAACCGACCTCGACCTCGGCCACTACGAGCGGTTCCTCAACACCCCCACCTCGCAGGCCAACAACGTCACCACGGGCCGCATCTACGACACCGTGATCCGGCGCGAGCGCGAGGGCGCTTTCCTCGGCAAAACCGTGCAGGTGGTGCCCCACATCACCGACGAGATCAAGCGGCGGATGCTGCTGCTGGGCCAGGGCGGCGAGTTTGACGTGGTGATTACCGAAATTGGCGGCTGCATCGGCGACATCGAGAGCCTGCCCTTTGTGGAGGCCGTGCGCCAGCTGCGCTGGGAGCTGCCGCCCAACGATTCGCTGGTCATTCACCTCACGCTGCTGCCGTATTTGGCCGCCGCCGGCGAGCTCAAAACCAAGCCCACGCAGCACTCGGTGCGCGACTTGCGCGAGGCCGGCCTGCAGCCCGACATCCTGGTGTGCCGCACCGAGCACTCGATTCCGCCCGAAATGCGGCGCAAGATTGCGCTCTTCTGCAACGTCAAAATCAACTCCGTCATCGAGTCGCTCGACGCCGACACCATCTACTCGGTGCCGCTGATGATGCTGAAGGAGCAGCTCGACGAGCGCGTCATCAAGCGGCTGAAGCTGACCGGTGGGGCCCCACAGCCCGACCTGGAAGTGTGGAAAGACTTCCTGGGCCGCCTCAAAAACCCCACCGAGGAAGTAACCATCGCCTTGGTAGGCAAGTACGTGGAGCTGCCCGACGCCTACAAGTCCATCAACGAGTCGTTTGTGCACGCCGGGGCCCTCAACGAGTGCCGGGTGAAGGTGCGCAGCATCCAGTCCGACCACCTCACGCCCGAAAACGTGGCCGAAAACCTGCGCGGCGTCGACGCCGTGCTGGTGGCCCCGGGCTTCGGCGAGCGGGGCTTCGAAGGCAAAATTGCCGCCGTGCAGTACGTGCGGGAAAACGGAATTCCGTTCTTCGGCATCTGCCTGGGCATGCAGGTGGCCGTGGTGGAGTACGCCCGCCACGTGCTGGGCCTGCCCGACGCCAACTCGACCGAGATGGACGCCCTCACCCCCCACCCCGTCATCGCCATGATGGAGTCGCAGAAGGACATCACCCAAAAGGGCGGCACCATGCGCCTGGGGGCCTACGCCTGCGATTTGCGGCGCGGCTCGCGGGCAGCCAAGGCCTACGGCAAGACCCACATCAGCGAGCGCCACCGCCACCGCTTCGAGTTCAACGGCGAGTACCTGGCCCAGTTCGAGGCCGCCGGCATGCAGGCCTCGGGCACCAACCCCGAAACGGGGCTGGTCGAAATCATCGAGCTGCCCCAAACCGTGCACCCCTGGTTCGTGGCCGGCCAGTTCCACCCCGAGTTGAAAAGTACCGTCGAGAACCCGCACCCGCTGTTCGTGCGCTTCGTGCGGGCCGCTATGCAGTACCGCAAGGGGTAG